From one Deinococcus budaensis genomic stretch:
- a CDS encoding peptidylprolyl isomerase, which translates to MTSDLYHAEGFTPTPELSGERQTRFSQVPELGDGIEPGKAYRAVLETSKGRLVIDLYSDDAPMTVNSFAYLIRHHYYDGIKFHRVIDGFMAQGGDPTGTGTGGPGYTFDDEINGNRHDGKGVLSMANAGLRMGQGTNGSQFFITFGPTPHLDGKHTVFGRVVEGLDVLDRLTRIQPGMPGTPDVIERAYLVEKSAG; encoded by the coding sequence ATGACCAGCGACCTCTACCACGCCGAAGGCTTCACCCCCACTCCGGAACTGTCGGGCGAGCGCCAGACCCGCTTCTCGCAGGTGCCCGAACTCGGCGACGGCATCGAGCCGGGCAAGGCCTACCGCGCCGTGCTGGAGACGAGCAAGGGCCGCCTCGTCATTGACCTGTACTCCGACGACGCGCCCATGACCGTCAATTCCTTTGCGTACCTGATCCGGCACCACTATTACGACGGCATCAAGTTCCACCGGGTGATCGACGGCTTCATGGCGCAGGGCGGCGACCCCACCGGCACGGGCACGGGCGGCCCCGGCTACACCTTCGACGACGAGATCAACGGCAACCGCCACGACGGCAAGGGCGTGCTGAGCATGGCGAATGCGGGCCTCCGGATGGGGCAGGGCACCAACGGCTCGCAGTTTTTCATCACCTTCGGCCCCACCCCGCACCTCGACGGCAAGCACACCGTCTTCGGGCGCGTGGTGGAGGGGCTGGACGTGCTCGACCGCCTCACCCGCATCCAGCCGGGAATGCCCGGCACCCCCGACGTGATCGAGCGGGCGTATCTGGTGGAGAAGAGCGCGGGCTGA
- a CDS encoding protein jag, with product MDNRTNLDDYLAGLGIADADETASPPPAPEALPAAVPVAEAAPEDPRAALERFLTGLTARIDPGLSVTVREGEDALEAEITGESAARLAGRDGRTLGAIEVIAYTVLAKQAGRSDLRVRVDVGGFRKRQADTLAKLAERLAVQVAKSGEAHELQPMPAGERRVIHIALKEHPDVTTESVGEGTSRRLIIRPRHG from the coding sequence ATGGACAACCGCACGAACCTCGACGACTACCTCGCGGGACTGGGGATCGCGGACGCGGACGAGACGGCCTCGCCGCCCCCGGCCCCGGAGGCCCTCCCGGCCGCTGTCCCCGTGGCGGAGGCCGCCCCCGAGGACCCCCGCGCGGCCCTGGAGCGTTTTTTGACCGGCCTGACCGCGCGCATCGACCCCGGCCTGAGCGTCACCGTCCGGGAAGGCGAGGACGCGCTGGAAGCCGAGATCACGGGCGAGAGCGCCGCGCGGCTGGCGGGCCGCGACGGGCGCACCCTGGGCGCCATCGAGGTGATCGCCTACACGGTTCTCGCCAAGCAGGCGGGCCGCAGCGACCTGCGGGTGCGGGTGGATGTGGGCGGCTTTCGCAAGCGGCAGGCCGACACGCTCGCCAAACTGGCCGAGCGCCTCGCCGTGCAGGTCGCCAAAAGCGGTGAGGCGCACGAGCTTCAGCCTATGCCTGCGGGCGAGCGCCGGGTGATTCATATCGCCCTCAAGGAGCATCCCGACGTGACCACCGAATCGGTGGGCGAAGGCACCTCGCGGCGCCTGATCATCCGGCCCCGGCACGGCTAG